One stretch of Hevea brasiliensis isolate MT/VB/25A 57/8 chromosome 12, ASM3005281v1, whole genome shotgun sequence DNA includes these proteins:
- the LOC110657408 gene encoding probable terpene synthase 6, giving the protein MLAKNEGEVFRPLANFPPTVWGYSFAKFPLLDPEFESYTKEVEVLKQEVKYMLIQSTEKLTDKIEFINLLYHLGVSYHFENKIDEQLNDIFNVLPDLLAQNDYDLHTLAISFQVFRQHGYKMPCDVFNKFKDSDGGFDKTISSDVKGLLSLYEATFLSVHGEDILDEALAFTRQHLETLVAQSSPRLAEHIRNAPLRPFYQGIERIKTRQYISFYEGDESRNETLLKFAKLDYNRLQFLYKQELALLSSWWKDLNLAEKLPYIRDRVVEVYLWAVAAHFEPEFALARLMIAKYTKMVSVVDDTYDAYGTIDELQRFTDAFDRCNADAIDDVPEYMKVIYKGLLKLFDETESAGNGKMSSRTSYAKEKFKDVTKAYFVEAKWFNEGYVPSMKEYIENGLITSTYSVLPAASFIGMENIMGSKEYEWVESNPKTVIASKLICRLMDDITTREGEQKRGHCASSVECYMKEHGVSEMEAIAEIQKMCANVWKDMNEECMKPTAVPRVLLKYYVNLARVIDFVYKYMDSYTHSSSLKEDVHSLFLEPLPL; this is encoded by the exons ATGCTAGCTAAAAATGAAGGAGAAGTTTTCCGTCCATTGGCAAACTTTCCCCCTACTGTCTGGGGGtatagttttgccaaatttcctcttttagaTCCT GAATTCGAATCATATACCAAAGAAGTGGAAGTTCTTAAACAAGAGGTTAAATATATGTTAATACAATCCACAGAAAAGTTAACTGACAAGATTGAATTTATCAATTTGTTATATCATCTTGGTGTGTCATAtcattttgaaaataaaattgatGAACAATTAAATGATATTTTCAATGTCCTTCCTGATCTTCTTGCTCAAAATGACTATGACCTCCACACTTTGGCAATTTCATTTCAAGTTTTCCGACAACATGGATACAAAATGCCTTGTG ATGTATTTAACAAATTCAAGGACAGCGATGGAGGGTTCGACAAAACCATCAGCAGTGATGTAAAAGGCCTCCTTAGTTTATACGAAGCTACCTTTCTGAGTGTGCATGGGGAAGATATTTTAGATGAAGCTCTTGCTTTTACAAGGCAACACTTGGAAACCTTAGTTGCTCAATCAAGCCCTCGTCTAGCAGAACATATAAGGAATGCTCCCCTGCGACCATTCTATCAAGGCATTGAAAGAATAAAGACTAGGCAATACATTAGCTTCTACGAAGGAGATGAGTCTCGAAATGAAACTCTTCTCAAATTTGCAAAGTTGGATTACAATAGACTGCAATTCTTGTACAAACAAGAGCTAGCCTTGCTTTCAag CTGGTGGAAAGACTTAAATCTTGCGGAAAAGCTCCCTTATATAAGAGACAGAGTTGTGGAAGTGTATCTGTGGGCAGTTGCAGCCCATTTTGAGCCTGAATTTGCTCTTGCTCGACTGATGATCGCCAAGTATACAAAAATGGTATCGGTGGTAGATGATACATACGATGCTTATGGTACCATTGATGAACTCCAACGTTTTACAGATGCATTTGATAG ATGCAATGCTGATGCTATTGATGATGTGCCAGAATATATGAAAGTTATTTATAAGGGTCTCTTGAAACTTTTTGACGAAACAGAAAGTGCTGGCAATGGAAAAATGTCCTCTAGAACCTCTTATGCAAAGGAGAAG TTCAAAGATGTTACAAAAGCATACTTTGTTGAGGCAAAGTGGTTTAATGAAGGGTATGTGCCATCAATGAAAGAATATATAGAGAATGGATTAATCACAAGCACTTACAGTGTGCTTCCAGCAGCATCCTTCATTGGAATGGAAAACATTATGGGAAGCAAGGAATATGAGTGGGTGGAAAGTAATCCAAAAACTGTTATAGCTTCCAAGTTAATTTGTCGTTTGATGGATGACATAACCACTCGTGAG GGTGAGCAAAAGAGAGGACATTGTGCTTCAAGTGTAGAGTGCTATATGAAAGAACATGGTGTCTCAGAAATGGAGGCAATTGCAGAAATTCAGAAAATGTGTGCAAATGTATGGAAGGACATGAACGAAGAATGCATGAAGCCAACTGCTGTCCCAAGGGTTCTTCTCAAATATTATGTTAACCTTGCACGAGTAATAGACTTTGTTTACAAGTACATGGATTCCTACACACATTCCTCAAGTCTCAAAGAGGACGTCCACTCATTGTTTCTTGAGCCCCTGCCCCTGTAA
- the LOC110646647 gene encoding probable terpene synthase 6, giving the protein MMAIVANKEEEVFRPLANFPPTLWGYSFAKFSFLDPEFESYTKGVEVLKQEVIHMLMQSTEKLADKIEFINLLCRLGVSYHFENEIEKQLNDIFIVLPDLLSKNDYDLYTLAILFQVLRQYGYKMPCDVFNKFKDSDGGFKKTISSDVKGLLSLYEATFLSVHGEDILDEALAFTRQHLETLAAQSSPRLAKRIRNALLRPFHQGIERLEARQYICFYEGDESRNETLLKFAKFDYNRLQFFYKQELALLSSWWKDINLAEKLPYIRDRIVEVYLWAVAAHFEPEYTLARLMITKYTKMLSVVDDTYDAYGTIDELRRFTDAFQRCNADAIDEVPEYMKVIYKGLLNLFDETESAGNEEMSSRTSYAKEKFKEIARGYFVEAKWFNEGYVPSMEEYIENGLITSTYSVIPAASFIGMENVMGTKEYEWVENNPKTVIACKLICRLMDDITTREDERKRGHCASSVECYMKEHGVSEMEAIAEIQRMCANAWKDMNAECMKPTAVPRVLLKYYLNLARVIDFVYKYMDSYTYCSSLKEDVYSLFLGPLPM; this is encoded by the exons ATGATGGCCATTGTAGCTAATAAGGAGGAAGAAGTTTTCCGCCCATTAGCAAACTTCCCCCCCACTCTCTGGGGGTATAGTTTtgctaaattttcttttttagatCCT GAATTTGAATCATACACTAAAGGAGTGGAAGTACTCAAACAAGAGGTGATACATATGTTAATGCAATCGACGGAAAAGTTAGCCGATAAGATTGAGTTTATCAACTTATTATGTCGACTTGGTGTATCATATcattttgaaaatgaaattgaaaaacaattaaatgatatTTTCATTGTCCTTCCTGATCTTCTTTCTAAAAATGATTATGACCTCTACACTTTGGCAATTCTATTTCAAGTTCTCAGACAATATGGATACAAAATGCCTTGTG ATGTATTTAACAAATTCAAGGACAGCGATGGAGGATTCAAGAAAACCATCAGTAGTGATGTGAAAGGCCTCCTTAGTTTATACGAAGCTACCTTTCTGAGTGTTCATGGAGAAGATATTTTAGATGAAGCCCTTGCTTTTACAAGGCAACATTTGGAAACCTTAGCTGCTCAATCAAGCCCTCGTCTAGCAAAACGTATAAGGAATGCTCTTCTGCGACCATTCCACCAAGGCATAGAGAGACTAGAGGCTAGGCAATACATTTGCTTCTATGAAGGAGATGAGTCTCGAAATGAAACTCTCCTCAAATTTGCAAAGTTTGATTACAATAGACTGCAATTCTTTTACAAACAAGAGCTAGCCTTGCTCTCAAG CTGGTGGAAAGACATAAATCTTGCGGAAAAACTTCCTTATATAAGAGACAGAATTGTGGAAGTGTATCTGTGGGCAGTTGCAGCCCATTTTGAGCCTGAATATACTCTTGCTCGACTGATGATCACCAAGTATACGAAAATGTTATCGGTGGTAGATGATACATATGATGCTTATGGTACCATTGATGAACTCCGACGCTTTACGGATGCATTTCAGAG ATGCAATGCTGATGCTATTGATGAGGTGCCAGAATATATGAAAGTTATTTACAAGGGTCTCTTGAATCTTTTTGACGAAACAGAAAGTGCTGGCAATGAAGAAATGTCCTCTAGAACCTCTTATGCCAAAGAGAAA TTCAAAGAAATTGCAAGAGGATACTTTGTTGAGGCAAAGTGGTTTAATGAAGGGTATGTGCCATCAATGGAAGAGTACATAGAGAATGGATTAATCACAAGCACTTACAGTGTAATTCCAGCAGCATCCTTCATTGGAATGGAAAATGTTATGGGAACCAAGGAATATGAGTGGGTCGAAAATAATCCAAAAACTGTTATAGCTTGCAAGTTAATTTGCCGTTTGATGGATGACATAACCACCCGTGAG GATGAGCGAAAGAGAGGACATTGTGCATCAAGTGTGGAGTGCTACATGAAAGAACATGGTGTCTCAGAAATGGAGGCAATTGCAGAAATTCAGAGAATGTGTGCAAATGCATGGAAGGACATGAACGCGGAATGCATGAAGCCAACTGCTGTCCCAAGGGTTCTTCTCAAATATTATCTCAACCTTGCAAGAGTAATAGATTTTGTTTACAAGTACATGGATTCCTATACATATTGCTCAAGTCTCAAAGAGGACGTCTACTCATTGTTCCTTGGGCCACTGCCCATGTAA